ACTCGCGCTGCTGCTGCCGTTTGTTCCGGAATCGAAGGTGTGGCGCGACAAGCGCGCCGCGGGCACGCTCAAGCGACCGAGTTTCGCCGAATTGTTCGCCCCCGCGCTCCGCCGGACGACGCTCGTCACCGCACTGCTTTCGGCCTGCGCCTACGCCGCGGCGTTCGGCGCGCTGCAACTGACGCCGTTGCGCATTACCCCCGGACTGCCGGACCTTGTGGAGCAGCGCAAGTCCATCAAACCGCTGCAGGACGAGGCGAAGGAGCTGAATGGCAAGCTTCTCGAAGTCATGCCGGGTTTCCGCAAAGCTGTCGCCGATGTACCGGGTTTGCAGGAAGTGGCCGCGCAACGAGCGAAAATCCGCATGGCCATGCGTACTGCAAAAAAAGCATTGGACGAGGCGCCCGACGAAGCGAAGAAAAGCGCGGCGGCTACGCAGTACTCAGGACTGACCAATCAACTGGCGCGATTGGATGGAAAACTGAATGAGTTGACGGGCGACAGGTCCGGGGCAAAAAAGGCGCTGTTGGATCGCGAGAAAATTCTTGGCCAGATCGCAGGAAACCGCGAGAAGCAGATTCCCTTTGACACGGCGATCAAGGAGCGCGGCAACACTGTCCAGTTTTATCAGGAGATGGGGGGACTTGCGGGGCGGATCGTACTCGCGTTGTTGTTGCTCGTCGCCATCCGCAAGGGCGCATTGCTTCGCCTCTTTCAGGTTCCCGGCCTGATTGTGTTTCCCCTGACGTATCTGTTTCTCTTCAAACAGCAACCCGAATTGTTTCCGTGGGGGATGGCGGCGGCGGGATTCCTGACCGTCGCGCAGTTCAGCTATTTCGGCGAGTACCTGCCGAAAGTTTTTCCGCTGCACCTGCGTGGCACCGGCGGCAGTTTTGCGACCAACGTCGGCGGTCGCATGATTGGAACCTCGGCGGCTTTCGTAACAACCAACCTCATCGCGCCGAGATTGCCAGGTTCGACTTTTGATCAGGTCGCGACGGGCGCGGCGATCGTGGGGACGGCGGTCTTCCTTATCGGTCTGGTGGCCAGCTTCTTCCTGCCCGAGCCGGGAAAAGAGGAGACACGGGATTGAGCCCGCGTCACGGGCGAGTTCGGCGTTGAATCCCGGCGCGAGTCTGGACAAAGTCGCCGACGGCATGTCTAACGCAACAGCTTCCGTTCTCGAACAGTTCGGTGCGCCGCTTACCCTTCGCAAATTCCCGCTCCCGTCCCGACTCGAACCCGGCGCGGCGCTGGTGCGAACCGGAATGGCGGGCATTTGCGGCACCGACGTCCATCTCTGGAAAGGCCAGCTTCCGATTTCGCTGCCGGTCATCCTCGGACATGAGACGGTCGGGAGTATCGAAAGGCTCGGTGACGGATTGGAACGTGACTGGACCGGTCAGGCCCTGAACATCGGGGATCGCGTCACCTGGACTTCGACGACCTCCTGCGGTGAATGCTATTACTGCGCGGAGAAACGGCAGCCGACGCGGTGTCCACAAAGACGCGCCTACGGCATCGGTTATCGTTGTGACGAGCCTCCGCATTTGCTCGGAGGCTACGCCGAGTTTCATTACCTGAAACCGCGGGCAAATATTTTCAAAATACCGGGAGACCTGCCGACCGAATCAGTCATAGGCGCGGGCTGCGCGCTTATTACAGCGATCCACGGAGTTGAACGGATTTGCGCGGAGAGCGGGTCCGGCGTGTCGTCGGATCAGGTGAAGGGCACGATGCCTGTTCTGCCTTCGATGTGGCGCGACAACATCGTCGTGCAAGGCGCCGGGCCGGTTGGCATCGCGGCCCTGACAGTTGCGAAAAACGCCGGCGCGCGCAATGTCATCGTGATTGGCGGACCGGAACACCGGCTCGAAATGGCCGGGCGCTTCGGGGCCAATCACACAATTGACATCGGAGAAATGCGGGAGCCGCGTGCGCGGGTCGAGGCGATTCGCAAATTGACGGGCGGCCGCGGG
The window above is part of the Candidatus Angelobacter sp. genome. Proteins encoded here:
- a CDS encoding MFS transporter: MNPSGSRPEKLTLTAWLVLSIASIGFLFDTYELLMTPLAGVPGIAELLQVPPNNPLVTKWMGNLLWLSALCGGVFGLLGGWLIDRFGRKTIMAASIFLYALSPCAAAFSTSLGAFIFFRCTTFIGVCVEFVAAITWLAELFPDRRQKEIALGSTQAFASVGGVLVTLTSAWVLAHANTLPALPVHEPFNAHGTWRYLLLTGFLPAIPLALLLPFVPESKVWRDKRAAGTLKRPSFAELFAPALRRTTLVTALLSACAYAAAFGALQLTPLRITPGLPDLVEQRKSIKPLQDEAKELNGKLLEVMPGFRKAVADVPGLQEVAAQRAKIRMAMRTAKKALDEAPDEAKKSAAATQYSGLTNQLARLDGKLNELTGDRSGAKKALLDREKILGQIAGNREKQIPFDTAIKERGNTVQFYQEMGGLAGRIVLALLLLVAIRKGALLRLFQVPGLIVFPLTYLFLFKQQPELFPWGMAAAGFLTVAQFSYFGEYLPKVFPLHLRGTGGSFATNVGGRMIGTSAAFVTTNLIAPRLPGSTFDQVATGAAIVGTAVFLIGLVASFFLPEPGKEETRD
- a CDS encoding zinc-binding dehydrogenase, with amino-acid sequence MSNATASVLEQFGAPLTLRKFPLPSRLEPGAALVRTGMAGICGTDVHLWKGQLPISLPVILGHETVGSIERLGDGLERDWTGQALNIGDRVTWTSTTSCGECYYCAEKRQPTRCPQRRAYGIGYRCDEPPHLLGGYAEFHYLKPRANIFKIPGDLPTESVIGAGCALITAIHGVERICAESGSGVSSDQVKGTMPVLPSMWRDNIVVQGAGPVGIAALTVAKNAGARNVIVIGGPEHRLEMAGRFGANHTIDIGEMREPRARVEAIRKLTGGRGADAVLECVGIPSVVDEGMEMCRDGGKYLVLGHYCDVGPVSFNPHVITRKQLQVFGSWSSEPRHLQTTLEFLLHCQTTFPFASMVTHRFPLERANDALMATANWQSAKSVIVP